In Desulfopila inferna, the DNA window GATCTCACAGAATCGAGACAATCAGCACTGACCAAGTTCCCGAAATTGATCTTCGGAAATACCCCGTGGGTTAAAAAAATCTATCACATAAGAGACTGATACATGGAGAAATCATTTCAAGATCACTACCCGGAATCCTACAGTCACTGTTACGGCTGCGGTTCAAAAAATGACAGTGGGCTGCAGATAAAGAGTTATTGGGATGGCGATGAATCCGTCGCGGTTTTTCATCCCGAGAAATATCATATGGCCTTTCCCGGATATGTTTACGGCGGTCTGATCGCTTCGATAATCGATTGCCACTCCACCGGAACTGCGGCGGCCGCGGCCTACCGGGAAGAGGGACGGGAAATGGGTTCAGAGCCCGCTTTCCGCTTCGTCACGGCTTCACTGCATATCGATTATCTCCTGCCCACACCCTTGGGACCCCCACTCCACCTGCGTTCACGGGTTACCGAGATCAAGGGAAGAAAAGTCGTTGTAGAAACCGAATGCATCGTCGAGGACAAGGTTACCGCAAAAGGGAAAGTTGTCGCCGTTCAGATGCCGGAGCATCTGCTACCGGAATAAGGATAACAGGCGATCGGCCCGGCTAAAACGGATCAACCCTCTACCTTATTTCTGCCATGCCGTTTCGCCTGATACAGAAACTTATCGGCGGTATTGATCAGTTCATTCAATTTCTGTCCCTGGATATATTCGGCCACGCCGATGCTGACGGTTATCGATACCTGGTTTTCCTGACAGATGATCGAAATCTTCTCCGTTGCCGCCCGCAGCCGCTCTGCTATTTTTTTCGCCTGTTCGCCTGTTGTCTCCGGCAGGAAAATCAGAAATTCCTCCCCGCCCCAACGGGCTACGACATCACGCTTTTGAGTATTTTCAACAAAAACATCAGATATTTTTCGCAGGAAGTTGTCGCCGCATTCATGCCCATAGGTATCATTAATCCCCTTAAAATGATCGATATCGGCAATCAACACACTGAAAACTTTGCCGCTTCTCTCCAGGCGGCGTAATTCACTGCGGAGCTGCTCAAACATATCTCTTCTATTGGAAAGACCGGTCAGTTCGTCTTTTCTGGAAAGACGATCGAGTTTACGGCTGAGATTGAGCAATTCCTTCCTGCCGTCCTCCCGGGCATATTCATACGCCAGAGCGACAAAACTCGTCGAGAACATGGCTGCTATAAAACGCAGAGTAAAGGCGGGGGAATACTCCGTCTTCAGGAGAATGTTGTCGGGAACCATCAACATAAAGACCACCATTCCAAGAAGTGCGGCAAGATATATACATCCGGGGATCAATCCCAAAATATAAAAAATCATACCCGGCATAACGAACATCCAGAGGGGACCGGTATTACTACTTCCGCCGGTACTGAGAAGGTACAGACCGAGAAAGGTCATCATGGTAACGACAATAGTTGAAGAAAGACGATACCTGCCGGTCATATGAAGAAAAACATAGTTTGCGGCACTGAAACCTGCTGCGGAAAAGACCACTACTGCCAGCTGAATATTGCCTTCCTTCAAACCGATTATACCGAATGCAACCAGAAGCGCAAAACTGATAATGCTGAACACTGAAGTGATGATAACCTGCTTACGCACATCGGCACTGCTTTCCTTTACAGAACCGGCATAGATGATATATTTGAACCAGTCGCCAATCATAAAATATTTTCTCTGACCCATAGAAAAACTTCCGGATACATCTGTGCCGACCAGCCCGTTACGGTCATCCTTATCAGGGCCAAGAGCAATAAATAATATTCATACATACCATCGAAGAAACAGAATTGCTCATGCTGATTCGATGTCCTTCTCCGAGATGAGCATCGATCTTTTCTTTCCGCTTATGGCTTCGGTTGCACCGATAAAAAATGATACTCACTGTTCCTTAATGATGCACTCGTAAAAAGCGTAATCTAGGTCG includes these proteins:
- a CDS encoding PaaI family thioesterase — its product is MEKSFQDHYPESYSHCYGCGSKNDSGLQIKSYWDGDESVAVFHPEKYHMAFPGYVYGGLIASIIDCHSTGTAAAAAYREEGREMGSEPAFRFVTASLHIDYLLPTPLGPPLHLRSRVTEIKGRKVVVETECIVEDKVTAKGKVVAVQMPEHLLPE
- a CDS encoding GGDEF domain-containing protein encodes the protein MGQRKYFMIGDWFKYIIYAGSVKESSADVRKQVIITSVFSIISFALLVAFGIIGLKEGNIQLAVVVFSAAGFSAANYVFLHMTGRYRLSSTIVVTMMTFLGLYLLSTGGSSNTGPLWMFVMPGMIFYILGLIPGCIYLAALLGMVVFMLMVPDNILLKTEYSPAFTLRFIAAMFSTSFVALAYEYAREDGRKELLNLSRKLDRLSRKDELTGLSNRRDMFEQLRSELRRLERSGKVFSVLIADIDHFKGINDTYGHECGDNFLRKISDVFVENTQKRDVVARWGGEEFLIFLPETTGEQAKKIAERLRAATEKISIICQENQVSITVSIGVAEYIQGQKLNELINTADKFLYQAKRHGRNKVEG